The genomic stretch CGGATCCGTGAGCGCCGTGCGGGCGCCTGGACGCCCCCCCGGTTCCCGCTTCCCTCGCCCGGGGCTGTCGGCTATAATGAGGACGGCAGGAAAGGCGGCGCGCACCGGAGGGGAGATGGAACTGCACCAGTGCATCGTTCCCGCCGACATGCTGCTCGATATGAAGGCCCGGGACCGGTGGGAGGCGCTCCGCGAACTCCTGGACAGGGTCTTCCCCGACCGCGGCCCCGTCCACGCCTCGGTGTTGAGCGCCCTCTACGATGCGGAGCGGGCGCGCTGCAGCGCGATCGGGCGGTCGGTCATCATCGCGCACGCGGTGACCGACAAGATGCGGGGCTTGCGGGTCGTCTTCGGGAGAAGCTCCCGCCCGATAC from Chlamydiota bacterium encodes the following:
- a CDS encoding PTS sugar transporter subunit IIA gives rise to the protein MRTAGKAARTGGEMELHQCIVPADMLLDMKARDRWEALRELLDRVFPDRGPVHASVLSALYDAERARCSAIGRSVIIAHAVTDKMRGLRVVFGRSSRPIPWDAPDGSTVSILWLFAHSPAEHDDYLELLSQTVRLCRCDLHRTGLLRARSTAEVFEVLSKADCARPEGKDACDR